From one Culex quinquefasciatus strain JHB chromosome 3, VPISU_Cqui_1.0_pri_paternal, whole genome shotgun sequence genomic stretch:
- the LOC6039822 gene encoding methionine-R-sulfoxide reductase B1 isoform X3 gives MNPADKAELVKKLTPLQYHVTQEAGTERPFTGKYNKCYDRGTYVCVVCSQELFSSDTKYDSGCGWPAFNDVLDKGKVTLHADASLAGGNLLLLITQPGRVRTEVRCSKCGAHMGHVFEDGPPPTRKRYCINSASIEFLEAGTERRDPPSS, from the exons ATGAACCCCGCGGACAAGGCCGAGCTGGTGAAGAAGCTGACCCCTCTGCAGTACCACGTGACGCAGGAAGCCGGGACGGAGCGGCCCTTTACGGGCAAGTACAACAAGTGCTACGACCGGGGCACGTACGTTTGCGTCGTTTGCAGCCAGGAACTGTTCAGCTCGGACACCAAGTATGACTCTGGCTGCGGGTGGCCCGCGTTTAACGACGTTCTGGACAAGGGCAAGGTGACGCTTCACGCCGATGCCAGCTTAGCCG GCGGCAATCTCCTATTGTTAATCACACAACCAGGCCGCGTGCGGACCGAGGTCCGGTGCTCCAAGTGCGGTGCCCACATGGGTCACGTGTTCGAGGATGGGCCGCCGCCGACGCGGAAGCGGTACTGCATCAATTCGGCCTCCATTGAGTTTCTCGAGGCCGGAACGGAACGTCGGGACCCGCCATCGAGCTAG
- the LOC6039822 gene encoding methionine-R-sulfoxide reductase B1 isoform X1 produces the protein MGSVGSRASLHTTPSAGGKQTSGGGGDPEGTPSKMNPADKAELVKKLTPLQYHVTQEAGTERPFTGKYNKCYDRGTYVCVVCSQELFSSDTKYDSGCGWPAFNDVLDKGKVTLHADASLAGGNLLLLITQPGRVRTEVRCSKCGAHMGHVFEDGPPPTRKRYCINSASIEFLEAGTERRDPPSS, from the exons GTGGCAAGCAAACttccggtggtggtggtgatccGGAAGGCACCCCGTCCAAAATGAACCCCGCGGACAAGGCCGAGCTGGTGAAGAAGCTGACCCCTCTGCAGTACCACGTGACGCAGGAAGCCGGGACGGAGCGGCCCTTTACGGGCAAGTACAACAAGTGCTACGACCGGGGCACGTACGTTTGCGTCGTTTGCAGCCAGGAACTGTTCAGCTCGGACACCAAGTATGACTCTGGCTGCGGGTGGCCCGCGTTTAACGACGTTCTGGACAAGGGCAAGGTGACGCTTCACGCCGATGCCAGCTTAGCCG GCGGCAATCTCCTATTGTTAATCACACAACCAGGCCGCGTGCGGACCGAGGTCCGGTGCTCCAAGTGCGGTGCCCACATGGGTCACGTGTTCGAGGATGGGCCGCCGCCGACGCGGAAGCGGTACTGCATCAATTCGGCCTCCATTGAGTTTCTCGAGGCCGGAACGGAACGTCGGGACCCGCCATCGAGCTAG
- the LOC6039822 gene encoding methionine-R-sulfoxide reductase B1 isoform X2 — protein MGSVGSRASLHTTPSAGGKQTSGGGGDPEGTPSKMNPADKAELVKKLTPLQYHVTQEAGTERPFTGKYNKCYDRGTYVCVVCSQELFSSDTKYDSGCGWPAFNDVLDKGKVTLHADASLAGRVRTEVRCSKCGAHMGHVFEDGPPPTRKRYCINSASIEFLEAGTERRDPPSS, from the exons GTGGCAAGCAAACttccggtggtggtggtgatccGGAAGGCACCCCGTCCAAAATGAACCCCGCGGACAAGGCCGAGCTGGTGAAGAAGCTGACCCCTCTGCAGTACCACGTGACGCAGGAAGCCGGGACGGAGCGGCCCTTTACGGGCAAGTACAACAAGTGCTACGACCGGGGCACGTACGTTTGCGTCGTTTGCAGCCAGGAACTGTTCAGCTCGGACACCAAGTATGACTCTGGCTGCGGGTGGCCCGCGTTTAACGACGTTCTGGACAAGGGCAAGGTGACGCTTCACGCCGATGCCAGCTTAGCCG GCCGCGTGCGGACCGAGGTCCGGTGCTCCAAGTGCGGTGCCCACATGGGTCACGTGTTCGAGGATGGGCCGCCGCCGACGCGGAAGCGGTACTGCATCAATTCGGCCTCCATTGAGTTTCTCGAGGCCGGAACGGAACGTCGGGACCCGCCATCGAGCTAG